In a single window of the Acidobacteriota bacterium genome:
- a CDS encoding glycosyl hydrolase: protein MSRSWLRRTLAAACLVGFALIGLGVQPFAQAPPPAPGYPDSLLSSLKWRGIGPNRGGRSIAVAGSSSRPFEYYFGATGGGVWKTSDSGTTWRPVTDKFLKTSSVGAVAVSESNPDIVYVGMGETELRGNIIQGDGVYKSTDGGKTWTQVGLKDTQAISRIRIHPKNPDLVYVAALGKPYAPGADRGVFRSKDGGKTWERILFHDSKSGAVDLSMDPNNPDVLYAGLWEVFRTPHSLSSGGPGGGLFKSTDGGTTWTELTKNPGLPAGIWGKVGVAVSPADGKRVYAIIENENGGVYLSDDAGATWKQVNSERRLRQRAFYYSRIYADPKERDTMYVLNTGFYRSTDAGKTYKSIRVPHGDNHDLWIAPNDPTRMINSNDGGANVSVNGGESWTPQTFPTAQFYHAFVTAHVPYHVCGAQQDNSTACVESTGNGSELYDVGGGESGYIAPDPRNPDVFYAGSYGGELTRYDRKSGQTRAINVWPDNPMGYSAIDIKERFQWTYPIVFSPVDPNVLYVGSQHVWRTTNEGQSWERISPDLTRHDPSTMGPSGGPITLDQTGVETYATVFTIAPSRHDVNLIWAGSDDGYVQVTQDGGKTWSNVTPAGLPAFARISLIEASPHKPGTAFVAANRYQRDDRAPYVYRTDDFGKTWAKIVTGIPGDDFARSIREDIKRAGLLYLGTEHGIYVSFDNGGNWQSLRLDLPVTPVHGIVVTENDLVIATHGRSFYILDNAAILRQFTPDVAGATVHVFEPPAAIRGISRGVSIDYLLKSAADKVTIEILDAQGQVVNIYSGAAEKDAAKPEAARVEDEEGFRRQAPRVATKAGMNRFVWDMRYANAKDFPGMIMWAGSTRGPLAVPGTYQVRLTAGGETKTAGFTIRKNPNLPTVSESDLQEQFKLALQIRDKVTQANEAVIRIRDLKKQIADRIAAVRSKEKGKQSSDALIGGEALTLKFTVVEGEIYQYRNQSSQDPLNYPIKLNNKLAALQGVVDSGDGKPTEQSYTVFKDLSARLDEQLAKLAALVKTDVAAFNKEIQNKKLEAVK, encoded by the coding sequence ATGAGCCGAAGTTGGCTGCGTCGCACGTTGGCCGCTGCATGTCTCGTGGGGTTCGCGCTGATTGGACTGGGCGTCCAGCCCTTCGCTCAGGCTCCGCCACCCGCCCCTGGATACCCGGATTCGCTGTTGTCGTCACTCAAGTGGCGAGGCATTGGACCGAACCGTGGCGGCCGGTCCATCGCGGTGGCCGGCAGTTCGTCGCGGCCGTTCGAGTACTACTTCGGCGCGACCGGCGGAGGCGTGTGGAAGACCTCTGATTCCGGCACGACATGGCGGCCTGTCACCGACAAGTTCCTGAAAACGTCATCGGTCGGCGCGGTGGCCGTTTCCGAGTCCAATCCCGACATCGTATACGTCGGGATGGGTGAGACCGAGTTGCGCGGCAACATCATTCAGGGAGACGGCGTCTACAAGTCGACTGACGGCGGCAAGACGTGGACCCAGGTCGGGCTGAAGGACACGCAGGCCATCTCGCGGATTCGCATCCACCCGAAGAATCCAGACCTCGTCTATGTGGCGGCGCTCGGCAAGCCCTACGCGCCGGGGGCCGATCGCGGCGTCTTCCGGTCGAAGGACGGCGGCAAGACGTGGGAGCGGATCCTGTTCCACGACTCGAAGTCCGGAGCCGTCGACTTGTCGATGGATCCGAACAATCCCGACGTCCTGTATGCCGGGTTGTGGGAGGTGTTCCGCACGCCCCACTCCCTGTCGAGCGGCGGACCCGGGGGCGGTTTGTTCAAGTCGACTGACGGCGGGACGACGTGGACGGAGCTGACAAAGAACCCGGGGTTGCCAGCGGGCATCTGGGGCAAAGTCGGCGTGGCCGTGTCGCCGGCCGACGGCAAGCGGGTCTACGCCATCATTGAGAACGAAAACGGCGGCGTCTACCTCTCCGATGATGCGGGTGCGACGTGGAAGCAGGTCAACAGCGAGCGGCGTCTCCGGCAGCGGGCGTTCTACTATTCGCGCATCTACGCGGATCCGAAGGAGCGCGACACGATGTACGTGCTCAACACCGGGTTCTATCGATCGACCGACGCCGGCAAGACCTACAAGTCCATCCGGGTACCGCACGGAGACAACCACGACCTGTGGATTGCGCCGAACGATCCGACGCGGATGATCAACTCGAACGACGGCGGTGCCAACGTGTCGGTCAACGGCGGCGAGAGTTGGACGCCACAGACATTTCCGACGGCGCAGTTCTACCACGCGTTCGTGACCGCGCACGTGCCGTACCACGTGTGCGGCGCGCAGCAGGACAACAGCACGGCCTGTGTCGAGAGCACGGGAAACGGCAGCGAACTCTATGACGTCGGCGGTGGGGAGAGCGGCTACATCGCACCGGATCCGCGCAACCCAGATGTGTTCTACGCCGGCAGTTACGGCGGGGAGTTGACGCGATACGATCGGAAGTCGGGCCAGACGCGGGCCATCAATGTGTGGCCCGACAACCCGATGGGGTACTCGGCGATCGACATCAAGGAGCGGTTCCAGTGGACGTACCCCATCGTGTTCTCGCCGGTCGATCCGAACGTGCTCTACGTCGGCTCGCAACACGTGTGGAGAACGACGAATGAAGGGCAGAGCTGGGAACGGATCAGCCCCGATCTGACGCGGCACGACCCATCGACCATGGGGCCCTCCGGCGGTCCGATCACCCTCGATCAGACGGGCGTGGAGACCTACGCGACGGTGTTCACCATCGCGCCGTCCCGTCACGACGTCAACCTCATCTGGGCTGGCTCAGACGATGGGTATGTCCAGGTGACGCAGGATGGCGGCAAGACGTGGAGCAATGTGACGCCGGCTGGGCTGCCGGCCTTCGCCCGCATCAGTCTGATCGAGGCGTCGCCGCACAAGCCGGGGACGGCGTTTGTCGCCGCGAATCGCTATCAGCGGGATGATCGCGCGCCGTACGTCTATCGGACCGACGATTTCGGCAAGACGTGGGCGAAGATCGTGACGGGCATCCCAGGCGACGATTTCGCCCGCAGCATTCGCGAGGACATCAAGAGGGCCGGCCTGCTGTATCTCGGCACGGAGCACGGCATCTACGTGTCGTTCGACAACGGCGGGAATTGGCAGTCGCTCCGGCTGGATCTGCCGGTCACGCCCGTTCATGGCATCGTCGTCACCGAGAACGACCTGGTGATTGCCACGCATGGGCGGTCCTTCTACATCCTGGACAACGCTGCGATTCTGCGGCAGTTCACGCCTGACGTGGCTGGCGCGACCGTGCACGTGTTCGAGCCGCCCGCGGCGATTCGTGGGATTAGCAGAGGCGTGTCGATTGACTATCTGTTGAAGAGCGCCGCCGACAAGGTAACGATCGAGATCCTGGACGCGCAGGGCCAGGTGGTCAACATCTACAGCGGTGCGGCCGAGAAGGACGCCGCCAAACCGGAGGCCGCGCGGGTCGAAGACGAGGAGGGATTCCGTCGGCAGGCGCCGCGTGTCGCCACGAAGGCTGGCATGAACAGGTTCGTGTGGGACATGCGGTATGCGAATGCGAAGGACTTTCCGGGGATGATCATGTGGGCCGGAAGTACGCGCGGCCCTTTGGCGGTTCCGGGTACTTACCAGGTGCGCCTGACCGCGGGTGGGGAAACGAAGACGGCTGGGTTTACGATCCGTAAGAATCCGAACCTCCCGACCGTGAGCGAGAGCGACCTCCAGGAGCAGTTCAAGCTGGCGCTCCAGATTCGCGACAAGGTGACACAGGCCAACGAAGCCGTGATTCGCATCAGGGATCTCAAGAAGCAGATCGCCGACCGCATCGCGGCTGTTCGGAGTAAAGAGAAGGGCAAGCAGTCGTCGGACGCCTTGATCGGCGGCGAAGCCCTCACGTTGAAGTTCACCGTGGTCGAAGGGGAGATCTACCAGTATCGGAACCAGAGCAGCCAGGATCCGCTCAATTACCCGATCAAACTGAACAACAAGCTGGCGGCGCTGCAGGGCGTCGTGGACAGCGGCGACGGCAAGCCGACCGAACAGTCATACACGGTGTTCAAGGATCTGTCAGCCCGGTTGGACGAACAGCTCGCAAAGCTGGCAGCGCTCGTCAAGACGGACGTCGCCGCGTTCAACAAGGAGATACAGAATAAGAAGCTGGAGGCCGTGAAGTAG
- a CDS encoding acylphosphatase, giving the protein MTMLESRTYRVVGRVQGVGFRWFTYDAARREGLVGVVGNEPDGSVEVMVEGDRMALERFEAAIRRGPAGARVDAVDREIGPASGHYADFSIRG; this is encoded by the coding sequence ATGACCATGCTCGAATCACGCACCTATCGCGTCGTCGGCCGTGTCCAGGGCGTCGGTTTTCGCTGGTTTACCTACGACGCGGCCAGGCGCGAGGGATTGGTCGGCGTCGTCGGGAACGAGCCGGACGGCAGCGTGGAAGTGATGGTGGAAGGCGATCGGATGGCTCTCGAACGGTTCGAGGCCGCGATTCGGCGCGGTCCGGCCGGCGCACGCGTCGATGCAGTCGACCGGGAGATTGGCCCCGCCAGCGGCCATTATGCGGACTTCTCAATAAGGGGATAA
- a CDS encoding M14 family zinc carboxypeptidase, which translates to MKRLTSFRLAALFAIVVLASAGVTAQPNKYARDPKQLIDEEYTRKINEYTTEKFFLSPLVDYLPFSKTVPTPKVVLGDVAGAPGKLPYTAEVHAYMRLLEKASPGRVKVFSIGKSEEGREMIAVAIAAETVMAKMDENRARLAKLADPRTIKLDDAEADRLVEASVPVYYITGTIHAPETGAPTALMELAYRLVVDDSPYIKAIRNNVITLITPVIETDGRDRQVDIYKWHLANPNETWPPLAYWGKYVAHDNNRDAMGATLALTRNVINTVVGQKVQVLHDLHESVPYLYDNTVGDGPYNAWVDPILTDEWQLLGWNNMAELTKFGMPGAFTHGTFDTWSPGYLMFIGAMHNGISRLYETFGNGGADTVERKLQPGDYARTWYKQNPPLPKVMWSQRNNNNYQQTGLLTALSYFSGNTKLFLKNFYLKSKRSVTKPTVEGPAAYVLPGDEARPGAQAEMLRVLQRQAVEISRATAPFSVTMAVKKKPARRGADEGAAEKPAEEAPKAEAKKDEKPATETRQFPAGSYIIRMDQPYSRIADALLDYQYWSPTDPQKRPYDDTGWTFGELFNVQVVRVTDAKVLDAAMEKAVDVKAPSGVVGTGTLFAVNNDADPSLIALRYRIKDAAVDVAEEPFESGGRKFNRGSFLIKNAAQADVQKFATELGLQAYALAAAPTVKTHAVKTPRIGYIHTWIGTQDEGWWRMEFDQLKIPYDYISTQVVAKEANLNGRWDVLVFPPVGRSAQQIVSGMPMWRNPLPWKTTELTPNIGKIDSTDDMRPGLGLSGVANIENFIRKGGLLIVADDTTILANMFGMTPGLSVQEPTRLKAPGTVMRAKVVDAASPIAYGYGEGLSIYSAPGLVFGVSNMLGGRGGRGAAAGGPERPTGRGTADDQDQPQGFPVVIPPPEEPKVEAWQATPVTPEQLRNPLNIIPPQLRPRVVLRYGDVRDLLVSGLLENGNEIAQRPALVDVPLDKGHVVVFANNPMWRGETQGSYGFVFNAILNFDRLDAGRKLDEK; encoded by the coding sequence CCGTCTGGCGGCGCTCTTTGCCATTGTCGTGCTGGCGAGTGCCGGTGTGACCGCCCAGCCGAACAAGTACGCCCGCGACCCGAAGCAGTTGATCGACGAGGAGTACACCAGGAAGATCAACGAGTACACGACCGAAAAGTTCTTCCTGTCGCCGCTGGTGGATTACCTGCCATTCTCGAAAACGGTGCCGACCCCGAAGGTTGTGCTCGGCGATGTGGCCGGGGCGCCGGGCAAGCTGCCGTACACGGCCGAGGTCCACGCCTACATGCGACTTCTGGAAAAGGCCAGTCCCGGGCGCGTGAAGGTCTTCTCCATTGGCAAATCGGAGGAAGGGCGCGAGATGATCGCCGTCGCGATTGCCGCCGAGACGGTGATGGCGAAGATGGACGAGAATCGTGCGCGGCTCGCCAAGTTGGCGGACCCCCGGACCATCAAGCTCGACGACGCCGAGGCGGACCGCCTGGTCGAGGCGTCCGTGCCGGTGTACTACATCACTGGCACCATTCATGCTCCCGAGACGGGGGCGCCAACGGCGCTGATGGAACTGGCGTACCGGCTGGTCGTCGATGACAGTCCGTACATCAAGGCCATCCGCAATAACGTGATCACGCTCATCACACCCGTCATCGAAACCGACGGTCGCGACCGGCAGGTCGACATCTACAAGTGGCACCTGGCGAATCCAAACGAGACCTGGCCGCCACTGGCCTACTGGGGCAAGTACGTCGCGCACGACAACAACCGCGACGCCATGGGGGCGACGCTCGCGTTGACGCGGAACGTGATCAACACCGTCGTGGGGCAGAAGGTCCAGGTGCTGCACGACCTGCACGAGTCAGTGCCGTATCTGTACGACAACACGGTGGGTGACGGCCCTTACAACGCGTGGGTGGATCCCATCCTCACCGACGAGTGGCAATTGCTGGGCTGGAACAACATGGCCGAGCTGACCAAGTTCGGCATGCCGGGCGCGTTCACGCACGGCACCTTCGATACGTGGTCGCCGGGCTATCTGATGTTCATTGGGGCCATGCACAACGGGATCAGCCGTCTCTACGAGACATTTGGCAACGGCGGCGCCGACACGGTCGAACGGAAGCTGCAGCCGGGTGATTACGCACGCACGTGGTACAAACAGAACCCGCCGCTGCCGAAGGTGATGTGGTCGCAGCGCAACAATAATAACTACCAGCAGACGGGATTGCTGACGGCGCTGTCCTACTTCTCTGGCAATACCAAGCTCTTCCTGAAGAACTTCTACCTCAAGAGCAAACGCTCCGTGACGAAGCCGACCGTCGAAGGACCGGCGGCGTACGTGCTCCCCGGAGACGAGGCACGCCCGGGCGCGCAGGCGGAAATGCTGCGTGTGCTGCAGCGGCAGGCGGTTGAAATCTCGCGCGCCACGGCGCCCTTCAGCGTGACCATGGCCGTCAAGAAGAAGCCGGCGCGACGTGGCGCCGATGAGGGAGCCGCCGAGAAGCCGGCTGAAGAAGCGCCGAAGGCGGAGGCGAAGAAGGACGAGAAGCCCGCGACCGAGACGCGCCAGTTCCCGGCGGGCAGTTACATCATCCGCATGGACCAGCCGTACAGCCGCATCGCCGATGCGCTGCTCGACTACCAGTACTGGAGTCCGACCGACCCGCAGAAGCGGCCGTACGACGATACGGGCTGGACGTTTGGCGAACTGTTCAATGTGCAGGTCGTCCGGGTGACCGACGCGAAGGTGCTCGACGCGGCCATGGAGAAGGCCGTTGACGTGAAGGCCCCGAGCGGCGTCGTCGGCACGGGGACGCTGTTCGCCGTCAACAATGATGCGGACCCGTCGTTGATCGCGCTCCGATATCGCATCAAGGACGCGGCCGTCGACGTCGCCGAAGAGCCGTTCGAATCGGGCGGCAGGAAGTTCAACCGGGGCTCGTTCCTCATCAAGAACGCGGCCCAGGCCGACGTGCAGAAGTTCGCGACCGAACTGGGCCTGCAGGCCTATGCGCTCGCCGCCGCGCCCACCGTCAAGACGCATGCCGTCAAGACGCCGCGGATCGGCTACATCCACACCTGGATCGGCACGCAGGACGAGGGCTGGTGGCGGATGGAATTCGATCAGCTGAAGATCCCGTACGACTACATCAGCACCCAGGTCGTCGCGAAGGAAGCCAATCTCAACGGCCGGTGGGACGTGCTCGTGTTTCCGCCCGTTGGACGCAGCGCGCAGCAGATCGTCAGCGGGATGCCGATGTGGCGGAACCCGCTGCCGTGGAAGACGACGGAACTGACGCCCAACATCGGCAAGATCGACTCGACTGACGACATGCGGCCAGGCCTCGGGCTCTCCGGCGTCGCGAATATCGAGAACTTCATTCGCAAGGGCGGATTGCTGATCGTGGCCGACGACACCACCATCCTGGCAAACATGTTTGGCATGACGCCCGGGCTCTCGGTGCAGGAGCCGACTCGACTGAAGGCCCCAGGCACGGTGATGCGTGCCAAGGTGGTGGATGCCGCGAGCCCGATCGCGTACGGGTACGGTGAGGGACTGTCGATCTACTCAGCACCGGGTCTCGTCTTCGGCGTCAGCAACATGCTGGGCGGGCGTGGCGGCCGCGGCGCGGCCGCCGGTGGTCCGGAGCGCCCAACCGGTCGAGGCACGGCGGACGATCAAGATCAACCCCAGGGATTCCCGGTGGTGATCCCGCCGCCGGAGGAACCGAAGGTCGAGGCGTGGCAGGCCACGCCGGTCACTCCGGAGCAACTGCGCAATCCGCTCAACATCATTCCGCCGCAACTGAGGCCGCGCGTGGTCCTGCGATACGGTGACGTGCGCGACCTGCTGGTCTCGGGGCTCCTCGAGAACGGCAACGAGATCGCGCAGCGGCCGGCATTGGTCGACGTGCCACTCGACAAGGGGCATGTCGTGGTGTTCGCCAACAATCCCATGTGGCGTGGCGAGACGCAGGGAAGTTACGGGTTCGTGTTCAACGCGATCCTGAACTTCGACCGGCTCGACGCCGGCCGCAAGCTCGACGAGAAATAA
- a CDS encoding RNA polymerase sigma factor — protein MDLEDVLRTLAPRLVRYACGRVQDIGLGEEIAQDALTALVQRWHRHGPPESPEAFAFAIAKRRAWRASFKQRLLVPLTALAFHADRGLDPEARAIARVDGLVVRRAITSLPKLDREALLLVAAGEWSGAEAARLLGVSDAAFRMRISRARRRLAALLGGQDGTQH, from the coding sequence GTGGACCTTGAAGACGTCCTTCGCACGTTGGCTCCCCGGCTGGTTCGCTATGCGTGCGGACGCGTCCAGGACATCGGCCTGGGCGAGGAAATCGCTCAGGACGCGCTCACCGCACTCGTCCAGCGATGGCATCGTCACGGCCCCCCCGAATCGCCGGAGGCGTTTGCCTTCGCCATCGCCAAGCGCCGTGCCTGGCGAGCGTCGTTCAAGCAGAGGCTGCTCGTCCCGCTGACGGCCCTCGCTTTCCACGCCGATCGCGGTCTGGATCCCGAGGCCCGGGCCATCGCGCGCGTCGATGGCCTGGTGGTGCGGAGGGCCATCACCAGTCTGCCTAAGCTCGACCGCGAGGCCCTGCTGCTGGTGGCTGCGGGAGAGTGGTCAGGGGCCGAGGCGGCCCGCCTGCTCGGAGTCTCTGACGCAGCGTTCAGGATGCGGATTTCCCGGGCGCGGCGGCGCCTGGCGGCGCTTCTGGGAGGTCAGGATGGAACCCAACACTGA
- a CDS encoding FAD-dependent oxidoreductase translates to MTQPPHPPVLDIGVPGFSYADLHEPSRLRDLYEVFAREVERDDPELWRQWDGYRANPAAARPATEVSLLLVRMAPFVSRFVGRLFRVEKELEALAAATNAQQAIFRFKADFVRRRVLPLLKSSATPAVSADDERVVRGLLAGQFPNDGEMALAHAGCLLLDREAAAAQSNDPVEKASVAESIDALKRWCAVHLHDPAHKSWVIFRLPRGVDFFKLVHVEHHDPALPAALTGPASQLRRRDGFTLTDPRMTGREALGEIHYCILCHERDKDSCAKGLFGKDGKITSNPLGIPLDGCPLDEKISEMHVLRKRGDALGALALVTLDNPMCPGTGHRICNDCMKACIYQKQDPVNIPQVESGVLTDVLRIPWGVEIYGLLTRWNPLNVGRPYPLPYNGRKVLIVGLGPAGYTLAHYLVNEGFGVVGLDGLKIEPLPEAITGTDDDPPQPVRDWSAIYSPLDQRPLEGFGGVSEYGITVRWDKNFLTLLHLTLARRRMLKTYGGVRFGGTLPIGEAWDLGFDHIAIAAGAGRPTILDMKNNLLRGIRQASDLLMALQLTGAFKRQALANLQVHMPAVVIGGGLTAIDTATEVMAFYPQQVEKTLDRYEALCATIGETGVRKVYDPEELQLLDEFLAHGREVRHERQHASAAGVRPNFVPLMQQWGGVSLVYRKGMVDSPAYRLNHEEITKSLEEGIRFVERMNPEEALPDEFGHVAAVRFREQINENGKWRNGDATVTLPARSVFVAAGTTPNVTYEREHPGTFALDERKRFFKAHDIERGEDGRFRLVPAREGFFTSHERDGRFVTYYGDNHPKYAGNVVKAMASARDGFHQIVRLFADDSPTVDAATKHNRDAAWRRFTADLDEQFLARVVSITRLTPNIVDVLVKAPAAARRFEPGQFFRLQNFETLSPMLGVGPDAARMLMEGLALTGAAVDKEKGLLSMIALEMGVSSRLCAYLKPGDPVLVMGPTGAPTEIPRGEHVLLAGGGLGNAVLFSIGKAMRDKGCRVLYFAGYKRGEDLFKRDDVEASADQLIWTTDAGYPIEPSRPQDSHFRGNIVQAMVAYAKGELGAALVPMPSVDRIIAIGSDRMMAAVKAARLTVLDPYLKDDHIAIASINSPMQCMMKEVCAQCLQRQVDPKTGQETIVFTCFNQDQLMDRVDFPNLQGRLRQNTVQEKLASLWLDKLLAEHPLPHV, encoded by the coding sequence ATGACGCAACCGCCCCACCCGCCCGTGCTGGACATCGGTGTGCCCGGCTTCAGCTACGCCGATCTCCACGAGCCGTCCCGCCTGCGCGATCTCTACGAGGTGTTCGCGCGCGAGGTCGAACGGGACGACCCCGAGTTGTGGCGTCAGTGGGACGGGTATCGGGCGAACCCGGCCGCAGCGAGGCCCGCCACCGAGGTGTCTCTGCTGCTCGTGAGAATGGCGCCGTTTGTCAGCCGGTTTGTCGGGCGGTTGTTCCGCGTCGAAAAGGAACTCGAAGCGTTGGCGGCCGCGACCAATGCCCAGCAGGCGATCTTCCGGTTCAAGGCCGATTTCGTGCGCCGCCGGGTGCTCCCTCTGCTCAAGAGTTCAGCCACACCCGCGGTCAGCGCGGACGACGAACGGGTGGTTCGGGGCTTGCTCGCAGGCCAGTTTCCGAACGACGGCGAGATGGCGCTCGCCCACGCCGGCTGCCTGCTTCTCGATCGCGAAGCCGCGGCCGCACAGTCCAACGATCCGGTAGAGAAGGCCTCGGTCGCTGAATCGATTGACGCCCTGAAGCGCTGGTGCGCGGTGCACCTCCACGATCCGGCGCACAAGTCGTGGGTGATCTTCCGACTCCCCCGGGGGGTGGATTTCTTCAAACTTGTCCACGTCGAACACCACGATCCGGCGCTTCCCGCGGCGCTCACGGGCCCGGCATCGCAGTTGCGGCGTCGCGACGGCTTCACCCTGACCGATCCACGCATGACGGGCCGCGAGGCGCTTGGCGAGATCCACTACTGCATCCTCTGCCACGAACGCGACAAGGATTCGTGTGCGAAGGGACTCTTCGGCAAGGACGGCAAGATCACGTCCAACCCGTTGGGTATTCCTCTCGACGGATGTCCGCTCGACGAGAAGATCTCAGAAATGCACGTGCTCCGCAAACGCGGCGACGCGCTGGGCGCGCTCGCCCTGGTGACGCTCGACAACCCGATGTGTCCGGGCACGGGCCACCGCATCTGCAACGACTGCATGAAGGCCTGCATCTATCAGAAACAGGATCCGGTCAACATCCCGCAGGTGGAATCCGGCGTGCTCACCGACGTGCTCCGCATTCCGTGGGGCGTCGAGATCTACGGCCTGCTCACCCGCTGGAATCCGCTCAACGTCGGTCGCCCCTATCCGCTCCCGTACAACGGCCGAAAGGTGCTCATCGTCGGCCTCGGCCCTGCCGGGTACACGCTCGCCCACTACCTCGTCAACGAGGGCTTCGGCGTCGTCGGCCTCGACGGTCTGAAGATCGAGCCACTGCCGGAGGCGATCACGGGAACCGACGATGACCCGCCGCAGCCGGTGCGTGACTGGAGCGCCATCTACAGCCCGCTCGACCAGCGGCCGCTCGAAGGGTTTGGAGGCGTCTCCGAATACGGCATCACGGTCCGCTGGGACAAGAACTTTCTGACGCTGCTCCACCTGACGCTGGCGCGCCGCCGCATGTTGAAGACGTACGGCGGGGTCCGATTCGGCGGAACCCTGCCGATTGGCGAGGCGTGGGATCTGGGCTTCGATCACATCGCCATCGCGGCCGGCGCTGGCCGTCCAACGATTCTGGACATGAAGAACAACCTGCTGCGTGGCATCCGCCAGGCCAGCGATCTGCTCATGGCCCTGCAGCTCACCGGCGCCTTCAAGCGGCAGGCGCTTGCCAATCTCCAGGTGCACATGCCGGCCGTCGTCATCGGTGGTGGACTGACGGCGATCGACACCGCCACCGAAGTGATGGCGTTCTACCCGCAGCAGGTTGAGAAGACGCTCGACCGGTACGAGGCGCTGTGCGCGACGATCGGTGAAACCGGCGTGCGCAAGGTCTACGACCCCGAAGAACTGCAACTGCTCGACGAGTTCCTCGCGCACGGCCGCGAGGTGCGCCACGAGCGTCAGCATGCCTCGGCCGCTGGTGTTCGGCCGAACTTCGTGCCGCTGATGCAGCAATGGGGCGGCGTGTCGCTCGTCTACCGCAAGGGGATGGTGGATTCTCCCGCCTACAGGCTGAACCATGAGGAAATCACCAAGTCGCTCGAGGAGGGCATCCGCTTCGTCGAACGGATGAACCCGGAAGAGGCACTGCCTGATGAATTCGGCCATGTGGCCGCCGTGCGATTCCGCGAGCAGATCAACGAGAACGGCAAGTGGCGAAACGGTGATGCGACCGTCACACTCCCAGCGCGTTCCGTGTTCGTCGCCGCCGGTACGACGCCAAATGTGACCTACGAACGAGAGCACCCGGGCACATTTGCGCTCGACGAACGGAAGAGGTTCTTCAAGGCCCACGATATCGAGCGGGGCGAGGATGGACGATTCCGGCTCGTGCCGGCCCGGGAAGGCTTCTTCACCTCGCACGAGCGCGACGGCCGTTTCGTCACCTACTACGGCGACAACCACCCGAAGTACGCCGGTAACGTGGTCAAGGCGATGGCGTCGGCGCGGGATGGCTTTCACCAGATCGTCAGGCTCTTTGCTGACGACTCCCCCACTGTTGATGCCGCCACAAAGCACAACCGCGATGCCGCCTGGCGGAGGTTCACGGCGGACCTGGATGAGCAGTTCCTCGCCCGCGTCGTGTCGATCACGCGCCTGACGCCGAACATCGTGGACGTGCTCGTGAAGGCGCCGGCCGCCGCACGCCGTTTCGAGCCCGGCCAGTTCTTCCGGCTTCAGAATTTCGAAACCCTTTCACCAATGCTGGGCGTGGGGCCAGACGCCGCGCGGATGCTGATGGAGGGTCTTGCCCTGACAGGCGCCGCCGTCGACAAGGAGAAGGGACTCCTGTCGATGATCGCGCTCGAAATGGGCGTTTCGAGCCGGCTGTGTGCGTATCTGAAGCCGGGCGATCCGGTGCTCGTGATGGGACCGACGGGCGCGCCCACCGAGATTCCGAGGGGCGAACACGTGCTGCTGGCCGGCGGCGGCCTGGGCAACGCCGTGCTGTTCTCAATTGGCAAGGCCATGCGCGACAAGGGCTGCCGTGTCCTCTATTTCGCGGGCTACAAGCGGGGCGAGGATCTGTTCAAGCGCGATGATGTCGAGGCCTCAGCCGACCAGTTGATCTGGACCACCGATGCCGGATATCCAATTGAACCCAGCCGACCGCAAGACTCCCACTTCCGCGGCAACATCGTCCAGGCCATGGTGGCGTACGCGAAGGGCGAGCTTGGCGCTGCACTGGTCCCGATGCCGTCGGTCGATCGGATTATCGCCATCGGATCGGATCGGATGATGGCGGCCGTCAAGGCGGCCCGCCTGACGGTGCTCGATCCGTACCTCAAGGACGACCACATCGCCATCGCGAGCATCAACTCGCCGATGCAATGCATGATGAAGGAAGTCTGCGCCCAGTGCCTGCAGCGCCAAGTCGACCCCAAGACGGGTCAGGAGACCATCGTCTTCACGTGCTTCAACCAGGATCAACTCATGGATCGCGTGGACTTCCCGAACCTGCAGGGCCGTCTCAGACAGAATACCGTGCAGGAGAAGCTCGCCAGCCTGTGGCTCGACAAGCTGCTGGCCGAGCATCCCCTGCCGCACGTGTAG